The DNA window ATGTATTCGTGTTTCTTTGTCAAAACATTCAGAAGTTTGTAATATAATTATGTGTAAATTTGGTAatatgtatttgaaaaaataattttgactttACGTGTAGCTTGGAGTTTCGAATTCCATCGACAGCAACTTTAAAGTGCTGCTTAAGAATGCAGTTTTAAACTCTTTTATGTTAATCCGCAGGTTAAAACATTGTGAAACCAGTTTAAGGATTAGTTTTCTTTATATGTATTATTACCCCATGGCCCCGTCTTCCTTGTTTATAATATGTAACGCATACATCGTTAAACCGATAcattattattcttttttatcgattttaaaGCGTACGTCgagtaaaaacaaattaattttttgaacaacCTTGCGTCGATCTTGGTATTACCTTGCTGTATTAAAGAATCACGTATTAAGCGGTTAAACCTTTAAAATAATGGAGGATATAGCAAATACCAGACcaatgttataaaaatatgcggctaaaggaaaaacgagtattaaataaaaaggcaAATCGGGATTATGTTAAGTTTTATTCAGTCTCATTCGAAAAAcctgttaaaataaaattgtatatgATAATATAACTAATATATttaacaaacaaatatttgcaaaacaggaaggcaaaaatacaaaacataaaaaggaGTGACAAATTAGGTGTAATTTTCACAAGTCAATTTTCAGTAATAAAGTAATTTGTACTTCACAGGGAAAACGAATACAATAACAAGCTGTAGAAGTAACTTTTCGTGGACAACACTAGGGTTGATAAAATGTGCAGTTGCTTCGATTACTATAAATCTACAATATATAAATCATATCTACAAACAATAGGTACTTTACAAACACAGGTGTTCTCTGCATGGTTAAAATTACTTAGACCCTAGATATTTATAAACACTAAAATAATCCATGATTTAACTCTTTATTTCTGCCAACTTCGATAACAAAAATCTCCTAAGTAGTCAATTTCTATCCTACATAAAAATACCTACATCGGTTTACTAAGGCACCATAAACAGGGCGCTCCAAAAACATGCGATATATACACagtaataatgaaaataaataattaatgcaGAAAGAGATCTCATGTACCACCCCCTTCAGATGTCATGAAATAGTGATGCTTAATACTTTATTAGATACGTCACGAttcttaaatatatattaaaatgatGTGGCTCAGCAACTCCAgtcttaaaaagttttaaattagtcTTCAGACGTAATAGTATAAAGTTAGACAACTCGAGGCGTCAGGATGAGTTTAAAACAATCTGGAGGTACTGCCACACATCCAGGCTTGATTTTAATTTCCGACCCAGCAGAGATGTTGTAGTTTTGAAGTAAAGTCGACACGATAATGAAACTAAAACATTGGACTAGCCGTTGACCGATACAAGTCCTTTTGCCAGTACTAAATGGTATGAAATATGCAGGTTTCACGACGTTCCCTGCCGGAGAAAGAAATCTCTCTGGCTTGAACTTCTCGGGCTCGTCCCAGTATTGAGGGCTCGAATTCAGCTCGTAATTGTTCAGGAAAATCATGGTGCcctttttaattggaaagcCTTCAATTTCCGTGTCTGTAGAAGCCACATGGGGCACTATCGGTGAGGAACCTTTACGTAAAGTTTCCCAAAGCACTGCCTCAGTATACGGCATTGCTGCCTTGTCGAATAGGTTCACGTAGCGCTGACCCCCAGTGACATCATCAACTTCCTCCTGGATCTTCTTGGCTACTTCTGGGTAGGTAACCACAGCAGCCAGGACCATCATTACTAAATTGCCTATGGCCGAATGTCCCCCGATGAAATCTTcgagttcaaaaataatatgattCCATCCCATATTGGGGTCTTCCTGGAGATGAATCAGCAACGCGTCGGTAAAATCTCTGGGAGGCGCGTGGTAGTCCAGTGTGTTAATATGGTCCAGGACTATTCTGGCTAAGATGAACTCTCTAATGTCCGCAGCCCATTGGGATAGCTTGTTCATGTGTTTACTGTACATTGGCAGCAGCCAAGGTAAGAAATCCACTGCGTATCCCTGGTTGATCTCCCAGAAGATTTCGTCGAAATCCCGTACAACTTCCTGGAATTGCTTGTCTTCGTAGGGGAAACTAGTAGAGCACATGTACTGCAGGAACATATTGGCGCAAGCAGCCAGTACTACAGGTTTGACATCTACAGGTTTGTTAAGGGGAAATTTGCGCATCTCTGACATGAAAACCTCTAACTCATTGGCCCCCACTGTGTTCACAGTGGCGTATTGGAGCGACGTGAATCTGGGAGTGCAGTACATTCTGGCGATGCTTCTTCTAGTCTTTTGGAGAACCGACCAATCGCACAGAGCCAAAGCTGAAACAAGATAACAATTATTcgtcaaagaaaattaaacgaGTCACGTGGAATTTTAATCCGCACTGACTAATGAATACCAAACGATTAAATTAAACTACAAATCTGATTTCATAATACGAATCGTAATAGAGGTCAGCGAAATGATCTAAAGTAGGCGCTTTTTATCGATCAGAGTAAAAGTGCTCTTCAAAGTGAAATTAGTCAGTGAAATGATCCcgtaaaaacacaaaaataccCACTGATCGGTTGGGCATCAGATTCAGTTTCACTGGAAGTTTCAAGTTCAAGTTCATGGGTAGCCAGTGTGAGTATACGCAATGTTATGAATGAACAGGTGTTGCGTTGTTGTTAAGACAGAAAGTTGACAGAGAGATTTGCTGCTTTTATCTCTTTTCGCATCATGCGGATACCGCATAGGCGTGCGTAGATACGGGAATCTACCACGGTAATGTAGTTTGATGATTTCATCAATATTTGCCCAAAATGGCAACCAAGTTGAAAAAGTAAGTAGGGGAGCTCAAAAATCGCGAAGGATAGCTTGATCAAGGAATCACAAATCTAGTAAATGGAGCAGCTAAACGACATTACGTAGTAAATACCagagaaaattttgatataacaaaaaattattaggtcAAAATTGACTTAACCGGAAAGACTCACGAACAagtgtcttaaaaaaaatcattggtcCGCCATGACAGAGTAACTGACATAAACCTTAGCGACAGTTGACAGTTTTGACATATAAAatgacgaaattgaaattgctcAACTTCGACCGTTGATTTATCGAAAAggatttttaacttttttgtttcgcACAAGACACTTTACGCaattgtcatttttaaaaattttaaacgtcaAATTTCCATTCTACGTAGCAGCCGTATTATCCTGCTGATAAGTTGCAATCATTTTCGTGTGCTTCAACTAATTCcgaactaatttttaaataattcatcgGTAAATTTGGGCTTTTGAGGTTGTTCTGATTAGTTTTTGATTAGTTATTGATATAAACTTTCGAACTGTCACACTGTTAGTTGACAATTTTGAGTAATCCTCGGCTGCCATAGAGGTTTTTTGACGACTTCACCAACAGGAAAAATAGCTGTTATCTGTTATGTTTCTCATTTAAAGTTGAAAGAAAATACTTATTATCGtgttaatgcatttttaagttgaaatCGAGAGGGTATTGTCCGAAGAGTGATTCGTGAGAAAACCTGAGGTGTAAAAATTACAAGGATTATTGGAAATTATCGGCGATTTTCGAGAATTTTCCGAACTTGAACGGCAACATtccaaattatttcaaattatcaaAGTTACCGAGCGTagcataaattattttcaaaataatactaaTAAACGGAAATAATTATCGCtacatatagaaaaaaatatatattggtTTCTTGTGCTACGCAACTTTGTAATGCTCACCATTTACACAATCAAcaaatatgcaaattattGCAATAAGTAACATTAACAAACACGGCTTTTCGGAAAATCTACTGATTCTTTTGAGGAATAAAGCAAGAATTTAGAAGGACAAATTACCAACTACTACGGCTATGTCTTACCAGAAGCTACAACTTTTTTCCTCAGATTTGCCGTATTGTAACGGTATTAGACTCATCTGTACTAGAAGAGTTATGGGGTCAAGGaaagatattttgaaagaGTTATGACTCAGCCAGGCTAAATGGGAATAGGAATTGCTTTTATGGAAATTCGatggtaattaaaaatgcccTTAATTAGTTAATAACGCGGAAAAGGGCACAATGCAAATATGCGAaac is part of the Euwallacea fornicatus isolate EFF26 chromosome 33, ASM4011564v1, whole genome shotgun sequence genome and encodes:
- the LOC136348530 gene encoding cytochrome P450 307a1-like, encoding MIVVSVLCVIVLVLLVTLWVTNRRKPKIAKPIPGPDPWPVIGSLHLLGKYETPFEAFTVLSKIYGDIFSITLGSTPCVVVNNFDLIKEVLIAKGGDFGGRPDFMRFHKLFGGDRNNSLALCDWSVLQKTRRSIARMYCTPRFTSLQYATVNTVGANELEVFMSEMRKFPLNKPVDVKPVVLAACANMFLQYMCSTSFPYEDKQFQEVVRDFDEIFWEINQGYAVDFLPWLLPMYSKHMNKLSQWAADIREFILARIVLDHINTLDYHAPPRDFTDALLIHLQEDPNMGWNHIIFELEDFIGGHSAIGNLVMMVLAAVVTYPEVAKKIQEEVDDVTGGQRYVNLFDKAAMPYTEAVLWETLRKGSSPIVPHVASTDTEIEGFPIKKGTMIFLNNYELNSSPQYWDEPEKFKPERFLSPAGNVVKPAYFIPFSTGKRTCIGQRLVQCFSFIIVSTLLQNYNISAGSEIKIKPGCVAVPPDCFKLILTPRVV